Proteins from one Gibbsiella quercinecans genomic window:
- a CDS encoding amino acid ABC transporter permease/ATP-binding protein — translation MNFDWHYLLSLFFNKSFWQATWTVVELSLCAWVLGIVFGFFLALLKQSKNPFLSYFARSYIWFFRSVPLLVLLIFVYNLPQFFASTSQFLGNPFIAGLVALVLSESAYIAEIHRGGLLSIPKGQLEAGKALGIRFPGVQRLIVIPQAFRVALPTLINEYITIVKLTSLVSVISLAEILLVGEQLYTQNFLILETLTAVAFYYVLIVTVFGFLLQWLERYLDISRRTPGVTDGFDVPSVQIATRRKLNIEPKGEFALELKRGQKFYGENEVIKNVSLKVKWGEVISIIGPSGSGKTTLIRCLNGLETLNNGAVWLHNEPFLVGSYSEKKYNEKDHLERIVHVGMVFQGFNLFSHLTVLENVQLAPLYHKHDTRIATKLLSLAMLQKVGLAEHANKYPHQLSGGQQQRVAIARALAMQPSVMLFDEPTSALDPELVGEVLKVIEELAKEGMTMIIVTHEMNFAFNISDRVIYMEKGEIIHDAKPEVLKNDTRSERLQRFLKNVS, via the coding sequence ATGAACTTTGACTGGCATTATCTGCTGAGCCTCTTCTTTAATAAATCTTTTTGGCAGGCCACCTGGACAGTGGTTGAGCTCAGCCTGTGTGCATGGGTGCTGGGTATCGTATTTGGCTTTTTTCTGGCTCTGTTAAAGCAGTCAAAAAATCCATTTCTCAGTTACTTTGCGAGATCCTATATCTGGTTCTTCCGAAGCGTGCCATTGCTGGTTTTGCTGATATTTGTCTACAATCTGCCTCAATTTTTCGCTTCGACCAGCCAGTTTTTAGGCAACCCATTTATTGCTGGCCTGGTCGCGCTGGTGTTGAGTGAATCCGCTTATATTGCTGAAATTCACCGTGGTGGATTACTGTCTATACCTAAAGGCCAACTGGAGGCCGGTAAAGCGCTTGGCATACGGTTCCCTGGTGTTCAGCGCTTAATCGTTATCCCACAAGCATTTCGCGTGGCGCTGCCAACGCTGATAAATGAATACATCACGATTGTTAAGTTAACATCGTTAGTGTCAGTTATCTCACTGGCGGAGATTCTGCTGGTTGGTGAACAATTATATACGCAAAACTTTCTTATTCTCGAAACGCTGACTGCAGTGGCATTTTATTATGTTCTGATTGTTACTGTTTTTGGGTTCCTGCTACAGTGGCTTGAAAGATATCTCGACATATCAAGAAGGACGCCGGGTGTAACAGATGGGTTTGACGTCCCCTCTGTTCAGATAGCAACCCGCCGTAAGCTGAATATCGAACCTAAAGGTGAGTTTGCCTTAGAGTTGAAACGCGGGCAGAAATTCTACGGTGAAAATGAGGTTATAAAAAATGTCAGCCTGAAGGTGAAGTGGGGGGAAGTCATTTCCATTATTGGCCCTTCAGGCTCGGGGAAAACAACCTTAATCCGTTGCCTTAATGGGCTTGAAACACTGAACAATGGTGCAGTCTGGCTGCATAATGAACCTTTTTTGGTAGGATCATATTCAGAGAAAAAATATAACGAGAAAGATCATCTCGAACGTATAGTTCATGTCGGAATGGTATTTCAGGGGTTCAATTTATTTTCTCATCTGACGGTGCTTGAAAATGTTCAGTTGGCACCGCTGTATCACAAGCATGACACACGGATTGCGACCAAGTTACTGAGTCTGGCTATGCTTCAAAAAGTAGGCCTTGCCGAGCATGCAAACAAATATCCTCATCAGCTATCCGGTGGTCAGCAACAACGTGTAGCGATAGCCCGAGCTCTGGCCATGCAGCCCTCTGTTATGTTGTTTGACGAACCGACATCGGCTCTTGATCCTGAACTGGTGGGCGAAGTGCTGAAGGTCATTGAGGAACTGGCAAAAGAAGGAATGACGATGATTATCGTAACGCATGAAATGAACTTCGCCTTTAACATTTCCGACAGAGTAATTTATATGGAAAAAGGTGAAATCATTCATGATGCAAAACCCGAGGTCTTAAAGAATGATACCCGTTCCGAAAGGCTCCAGCGATTCCTCAAGAATGTGAGCTGA
- a CDS encoding sugar phosphate isomerase/epimerase family protein codes for MTHYNYPKFGAGLWHFANYIDRYAVDGYGPALSTLEQIQEAKKVGDLSYVDIPYPFSPGVTLSQVKEALNDAGLKAIGITPEIYLRKWSRGAFTNPDPVARAEAMTLMNEAADVVRELGASYVKVWPGQDGWDYPFQVDHKQLWKLAVDGMRELAAANPDVKFAIEYKPREPRVKMTWDSAARTLLGIDDIGLDNVGILLDFGHALFGGESPADSAQLIIDRGRLFGMDVNDNLRSWDDDLVVGTVHMTEIFEFFYVLKINNWDGVWQLDQFPFRENNVEAARLSIRFLKHIYRALDKLDIAALQEAQSRQDAMQAQRIIQNALLSSIEVE; via the coding sequence ATGACTCACTACAATTACCCAAAATTTGGCGCCGGTTTGTGGCATTTCGCTAACTATATCGATCGCTATGCGGTGGATGGTTATGGCCCGGCGCTGAGCACCTTGGAACAGATCCAGGAAGCCAAAAAGGTCGGCGATCTGTCCTATGTTGATATTCCTTATCCCTTCTCACCGGGGGTGACCTTAAGCCAGGTGAAGGAGGCGTTGAATGACGCTGGGCTGAAGGCCATCGGCATCACGCCGGAGATCTATCTGCGCAAATGGTCACGCGGCGCCTTTACCAACCCCGATCCAGTAGCGCGCGCCGAGGCGATGACACTGATGAATGAGGCAGCCGATGTGGTGCGTGAACTGGGCGCTAGCTATGTGAAGGTGTGGCCGGGCCAGGATGGTTGGGACTATCCGTTCCAGGTGGATCACAAACAACTGTGGAAGCTAGCGGTGGACGGTATGCGCGAACTGGCGGCGGCCAACCCCGATGTTAAATTCGCCATTGAGTATAAACCGCGTGAACCACGGGTAAAAATGACTTGGGATTCGGCGGCTCGCACGCTGTTAGGCATTGACGATATCGGCCTGGATAACGTTGGCATACTGTTAGATTTCGGCCATGCGCTGTTTGGCGGTGAATCGCCGGCGGATTCCGCACAGCTGATTATCGATCGCGGCCGCCTGTTTGGTATGGATGTGAATGATAACCTGCGTAGCTGGGATGACGATCTGGTGGTTGGCACGGTGCATATGACGGAGATCTTTGAGTTCTTCTATGTGCTGAAGATCAACAACTGGGATGGCGTGTGGCAGTTGGATCAGTTCCCGTTCCGCGAAAATAACGTTGAGGCTGCGCGCCTGTCCATCCGTTTCCTCAAGCATATTTACCGCGCGCTGGATAAACTGGATATCGCGGCGTTGCAGGAAGCGCAGTCGCGCCAGGATGCCATGCAGGCACAACGTATTATTCAGAATGCGCTGCTGTCGTCCATCGAAGTGGAATAA
- a CDS encoding sugar ABC transporter ATP-binding protein: MSQTDPIILRTKGVSMLFPGTLALDKVDYNVWRGKVNVIIGENGAGKSTLMKILAGVQQPTSGEIWLNGQLVTLPSTRAAAKLGIGMVHQELNLFENLSVAENIFLGRELQSGLKPIDEKTQEARTAELMQRLDQDISPRELVANLKVGQQQLVEIAKALAENTDILILDEPTSALSKTEVEILFRVIRELTRQGVSIIYISHRLEELMAIGDVITILRDGHFQVEAQVSEIDVPWIVRQMLGSEPVTSFLEPGREFGVPVLEAENITCVGPAGNAVVDNVSFNVRAGEIVGIYGLMGAGRTELFECLLGTQRSYLGKLWLDSKPVPLRLDTAERIRMGMSLVPEDRKRTGIFPVSSVASNLTIGSLWQRLEYRFAISRSQEKAVVNDTVSNLSIKISSPEVTINALSGGNQQKVVIGRSLLTNPRLLLLDEPSRGIDVGAKADVFRMMVKLSQQGIAILFSTSDLKEIMAVSDRILVMSGGKLTADIPRAAAEESALVKASAQGF; encoded by the coding sequence ATGAGCCAAACCGACCCAATCATTCTGCGCACCAAAGGGGTTTCGATGCTATTTCCCGGCACCCTGGCACTGGACAAGGTGGACTACAACGTCTGGCGCGGCAAGGTCAACGTCATCATCGGTGAAAACGGCGCCGGGAAATCAACGCTGATGAAAATCCTTGCCGGGGTGCAACAGCCGACCAGCGGCGAAATCTGGCTTAACGGCCAGCTGGTCACGCTGCCCAGCACCCGCGCGGCGGCCAAGCTGGGTATCGGCATGGTGCACCAAGAGCTGAACCTGTTTGAGAACCTGTCGGTGGCGGAAAATATTTTCCTCGGGCGCGAGTTACAAAGCGGCTTGAAGCCGATTGATGAAAAAACTCAGGAAGCACGCACCGCCGAGCTGATGCAGCGCCTCGATCAAGATATTTCGCCGCGCGAGCTGGTGGCGAACCTGAAGGTCGGCCAGCAGCAACTGGTGGAAATTGCCAAAGCGCTGGCGGAAAACACCGATATTCTGATCCTCGACGAGCCCACCTCCGCCCTGAGCAAAACCGAAGTGGAGATCCTGTTCCGGGTGATCCGCGAACTCACACGCCAGGGGGTATCAATTATCTATATCTCCCACCGGCTGGAAGAACTAATGGCGATTGGCGATGTGATCACCATTCTGCGAGACGGCCATTTCCAGGTGGAGGCTCAAGTCAGCGAGATCGATGTGCCATGGATTGTGCGCCAAATGCTCGGCAGCGAACCGGTCACCAGTTTCCTGGAGCCGGGACGTGAATTCGGCGTGCCGGTACTGGAAGCGGAAAACATCACCTGCGTTGGCCCCGCCGGTAACGCGGTGGTGGATAACGTGTCGTTTAACGTGCGTGCCGGTGAGATCGTCGGCATTTACGGCCTGATGGGCGCCGGACGCACCGAACTGTTCGAGTGCCTGCTCGGCACCCAGCGCAGCTATCTCGGCAAACTGTGGCTCGACAGCAAGCCGGTGCCGCTGCGGCTGGATACCGCAGAACGCATCCGCATGGGCATGAGCCTGGTACCGGAAGACCGCAAACGTACCGGTATCTTTCCGGTGTCATCGGTGGCCAGCAACCTGACCATCGGCAGCCTGTGGCAACGGCTGGAGTATCGTTTCGCCATCTCGCGCAGCCAGGAGAAAGCGGTGGTGAATGATACCGTCAGCAATCTGTCGATCAAAATTTCCTCACCGGAGGTGACCATTAACGCCCTGAGCGGCGGCAACCAGCAGAAGGTGGTGATTGGCCGCTCGCTGCTAACCAACCCACGCCTGCTGCTGCTGGATGAACCCAGCCGCGGCATTGACGTCGGGGCCAAGGCGGATGTGTTCCGCATGATGGTGAAGCTGTCGCAACAAGGCATTGCCATTTTATTTTCCACTTCGGATCTGAAAGAGATTATGGCGGTCTCTGACCGCATTCTGGTGATGTCCGGCGGCAAACTGACCGCCGATATTCCACGTGCAGCGGCGGAAGAATCGGCGCTGGTGAAAGCAAGTGCTCAGGGGTTCTGA
- a CDS encoding ABC transporter substrate-binding protein codes for MVCKFNFIKTKSLLAITLTGVLFSAHAAVETKQEGILTIGSDLTWAPYDYQVNGEAAGFDADLMKEMSSSLGLKTKTIDTRFASLILGLTGHHYDVIASALYITPERAKQINYIPYLKTGGALMTVNGSPFKPKTQQDLCGKRVASLKGAAWVPALHKLSEGYCAEHKLGSITVQEYSSSPLAAQALLSHAADVQFDDAAVSQMMVNQTKGRLQITSKDILEPVIIGLGVAKGNDQLLNALTSALQEVKKNGKYQELLTKYNLQEPTAEEIAAAYKEN; via the coding sequence ATGGTTTGTAAATTTAATTTCATAAAAACGAAATCGCTGCTTGCTATTACTCTGACAGGCGTGCTTTTTAGCGCCCATGCGGCCGTTGAAACTAAGCAGGAAGGTATTCTTACCATCGGTTCAGATTTAACGTGGGCCCCATATGACTATCAGGTAAATGGCGAGGCGGCTGGTTTTGACGCTGACCTAATGAAAGAAATGAGTTCATCACTCGGGCTCAAAACAAAAACCATAGATACGCGTTTTGCGAGCCTGATTTTAGGGCTGACAGGGCATCATTATGATGTGATTGCCTCGGCGCTCTATATCACGCCAGAGCGTGCTAAGCAGATCAACTATATCCCCTACCTGAAAACAGGTGGAGCATTAATGACGGTTAATGGAAGCCCATTTAAACCGAAAACTCAGCAGGATTTGTGTGGAAAACGGGTTGCATCTTTAAAAGGCGCGGCATGGGTTCCTGCCTTGCATAAGCTATCTGAGGGATATTGTGCGGAGCATAAACTGGGTTCAATAACGGTTCAGGAATACTCATCATCGCCGTTAGCTGCACAGGCCCTGCTCTCACATGCCGCAGACGTGCAATTTGATGATGCAGCAGTATCACAAATGATGGTTAATCAGACTAAGGGAAGGCTGCAGATTACCTCTAAAGACATCCTCGAACCTGTCATTATTGGGCTGGGTGTTGCCAAGGGCAACGATCAGCTGTTGAACGCACTGACCTCAGCGCTTCAGGAAGTTAAGAAGAATGGGAAATATCAGGAGCTGTTGACAAAATATAATCTTCAGGAGCCTACGGCAGAAGAAATCGCCGCAGCTTACAAAGAGAATTAA
- a CDS encoding NADPH-dependent F420 reductase produces the protein MKIGIIGAGFVGRAVAQLAIKAGHTVMLSNSRSPQTLFSLRPMIGCEIGTANDAAMYGDIVIIAVPLTAIGQLPRGALSGKPVIDAVNYYPERDGQVEALDAGQTTTSELLAEQLPQVKVTKAFNAIPMTQLETDGLPAGDPARRALPVAGDDPAGKKIVADLYDAFGFDCVDVGLLSEGWRFERGMPTYCVRMTKGELIQALNQVSRR, from the coding sequence ATGAAGATCGGGATCATAGGTGCAGGTTTTGTTGGGCGGGCCGTGGCTCAACTGGCTATTAAAGCGGGGCATACGGTTATGCTCAGTAATTCCCGCAGCCCGCAAACGCTGTTTAGCCTCCGGCCAATGATTGGCTGTGAGATAGGCACGGCCAACGATGCGGCGATGTACGGCGATATTGTTATTATCGCCGTGCCTCTTACGGCTATCGGGCAGCTTCCGCGGGGCGCGCTTAGCGGAAAACCGGTGATTGATGCGGTTAATTATTATCCTGAACGGGATGGGCAGGTTGAAGCACTTGATGCCGGGCAGACAACAACCAGTGAACTTTTGGCCGAACAACTGCCACAGGTGAAAGTAACAAAAGCATTTAATGCCATACCCATGACGCAACTGGAAACTGATGGGCTGCCCGCGGGAGATCCGGCCAGGCGCGCGCTGCCTGTTGCCGGCGACGATCCCGCAGGTAAAAAAATCGTTGCTGATCTTTATGATGCCTTTGGCTTTGACTGCGTGGATGTTGGCCTGCTGTCTGAAGGATGGCGTTTCGAAAGAGGTATGCCGACGTATTGTGTACGTATGACAAAGGGCGAACTGATACAGGCGTTAAATCAAGTTTCCCGCCGTTGA
- a CDS encoding DUF2291 family protein, whose amino-acid sequence MKLAHGALLAAAALLLSACKVVDLDTNGQPIIPQDPNVQHGYRNQTAQQVAEATWDSKVLVSADQHAMSWADMKTRSSTVKVGSSDSVFVRAGGTVAAVGGADERERILTVTINGEAVPVAIGPVVRSNAIRDAAGFKFEEFTNQVQFAQLTKALNRHAVQQLPPMDENWVGKPVQLLLAVTMQPNKVQDVVAVSVKQEQP is encoded by the coding sequence ATGAAACTTGCACACGGCGCTCTGTTGGCCGCAGCCGCTTTACTGTTAAGCGCCTGCAAAGTGGTTGATCTCGACACTAACGGTCAGCCAATCATTCCGCAAGATCCCAATGTGCAGCACGGTTATCGCAACCAGACGGCGCAACAGGTGGCGGAGGCCACTTGGGACAGCAAAGTGCTGGTCAGCGCCGATCAGCATGCGATGAGTTGGGCCGACATGAAAACCCGCAGCAGCACCGTGAAGGTCGGCAGCAGCGACAGTGTGTTTGTACGCGCCGGTGGAACCGTAGCTGCAGTCGGCGGCGCCGACGAGCGGGAACGGATCCTGACAGTCACCATTAACGGTGAAGCAGTGCCGGTGGCCATCGGGCCCGTGGTGCGCAGCAATGCGATACGCGATGCCGCCGGCTTTAAGTTTGAAGAGTTCACCAACCAGGTGCAATTTGCCCAACTGACCAAAGCGCTTAACCGCCACGCGGTGCAACAATTGCCGCCGATGGACGAAAACTGGGTGGGCAAACCGGTGCAGCTGTTGCTGGCGGTCACGATGCAGCCTAACAAAGTGCAGGACGTGGTCGCCGTCAGCGTGAAGCAGGAGCAACCGTAA
- a CDS encoding putative T6SS immunity periplasmic lipoprotein gives MAGCSGSGDRLKADETTTVSKIGEDICFQVPDVGNYPPSLIAINPRGTPPQKLSVTDSPDLAVENGKLCIPPGFYQFPDKGQFIVQFILEAPGERQARRSIVTGIALSGGHVESIPLTDSEITR, from the coding sequence CTGGCTGGATGCTCGGGTTCAGGCGACAGATTAAAAGCAGACGAAACAACAACGGTTAGTAAGATCGGTGAAGACATATGCTTTCAGGTTCCAGATGTCGGGAACTACCCGCCTTCTCTGATCGCAATAAACCCCAGAGGAACGCCGCCGCAAAAGTTGTCAGTAACGGACTCACCTGATCTGGCTGTAGAAAATGGCAAGTTGTGTATCCCGCCCGGTTTTTATCAATTCCCCGATAAAGGACAGTTCATTGTACAATTCATACTCGAAGCTCCTGGTGAGCGGCAGGCACGAAGAAGCATTGTAACGGGGATTGCGTTATCTGGCGGGCATGTTGAAAGCATACCACTCACCGATAGCGAAATAACGCGCTAA
- a CDS encoding D-ribose ABC transporter substrate-binding protein, which yields MKRTLLTCLMFSTMAFSTGALAAEKGLIVIITPSHDNPFFKAEADGAAQKAKALGYSTLTASHDDDVSKQNQLIETAIGRKAKAIILDNAGADATVGPVQKAKDAGIPTFLIDREINKTGVAVAQIVSNNYQGAQLGGEKFAKLLGGKGEYIELLGKESDTNTSVRSQGYHDVLDDYPEMKMVAQQSANWSQTEAFSRMETILQKHPNIVGVISGNDTMALGAEAALKAAGKKDVVVVGFDGSDYVRDSIINKGNIKATVLQPGWAQAQMAVEQADYYLTHGKAQKEEKQLMDCVLIDDSNASKLKTFNLAQ from the coding sequence ATGAAACGTACCCTGCTTACCTGTTTAATGTTTTCCACCATGGCGTTCTCCACCGGGGCGCTGGCAGCAGAAAAAGGGCTGATCGTCATCATCACCCCGTCCCACGATAACCCGTTCTTCAAAGCCGAAGCCGATGGCGCGGCGCAGAAGGCTAAAGCACTCGGCTACAGCACGTTGACGGCCTCTCACGATGATGATGTCAGCAAACAAAATCAACTGATTGAAACCGCCATCGGCCGTAAAGCCAAAGCCATCATACTGGATAACGCCGGGGCTGATGCCACCGTCGGGCCAGTACAGAAGGCCAAAGATGCCGGTATCCCAACCTTCCTTATCGACCGTGAAATAAATAAAACCGGCGTGGCCGTGGCGCAGATCGTCTCCAACAACTATCAGGGCGCGCAGTTGGGGGGAGAGAAGTTCGCCAAACTGCTGGGCGGCAAAGGCGAGTATATAGAGCTGTTGGGTAAAGAATCCGATACCAACACCAGTGTGCGCTCCCAGGGCTATCACGATGTGCTCGATGATTACCCGGAGATGAAAATGGTGGCCCAGCAAAGCGCCAACTGGAGCCAGACTGAAGCCTTCAGCCGTATGGAAACTATCCTACAGAAACACCCGAATATCGTCGGGGTGATCTCCGGTAACGACACCATGGCACTGGGTGCCGAAGCCGCGCTGAAGGCCGCGGGGAAAAAGGATGTGGTGGTCGTAGGGTTTGACGGCAGCGACTACGTGCGCGACTCCATCATCAACAAGGGCAATATCAAAGCCACCGTGTTGCAACCGGGCTGGGCGCAGGCGCAGATGGCGGTTGAACAGGCGGACTACTATCTGACGCACGGCAAAGCGCAGAAGGAAGAAAAGCAACTGATGGACTGCGTGCTGATTGATGACAGTAATGCCAGCAAACTGAAAACTTTCAACCTGGCACAGTAA
- a CDS encoding DUF2058 domain-containing protein: MTKLTLQEQLLKAGLVSSKKVAKVQRTAKKSRVQAREARAAVEENKKAQLERDKQLSEQQKQAALSKEYKAQVKQLIEMNKIDISKGDIGFNFTDNNLIKKIVVDKTTQAQLISGRLAIARLVVDNSGKSEYAIIPASVADKIAQRDASSIVLNSALSQEEQDEDDPYADFKVPDDLMW; the protein is encoded by the coding sequence ATGACAAAACTCACCTTACAAGAACAACTGCTAAAAGCTGGATTAGTGTCCAGCAAAAAAGTGGCCAAGGTCCAAAGAACGGCTAAAAAATCACGGGTTCAGGCTCGTGAGGCAAGAGCCGCGGTGGAAGAAAATAAAAAGGCACAACTCGAGCGTGATAAACAGCTAAGCGAACAACAAAAACAAGCTGCTTTGTCTAAAGAGTATAAAGCTCAGGTGAAGCAACTCATTGAAATGAACAAAATCGACATTTCAAAAGGTGATATTGGTTTTAACTTCACAGATAATAATTTAATCAAAAAAATAGTTGTGGATAAAACGACCCAAGCCCAGCTGATTAGTGGGCGTCTCGCTATTGCTCGTTTGGTTGTTGATAACAGTGGCAAGAGTGAATACGCTATTATCCCCGCGAGCGTAGCCGATAAAATTGCACAGCGAGATGCGAGCAGTATTGTATTGAATAGTGCGCTTAGTCAGGAAGAACAAGATGAAGACGATCCGTATGCCGATTTTAAAGTGCCCGATGATTTAATGTGGTGA
- a CDS encoding ABC transporter permease, which produces MKNTTTATLAAPTAKAFNSRESLILLLLKMRTFIALFLIVGFFAITVPDFLAVGSMVIMIKHIAINAFLALGITFVIITAGIDLSIGATLGLCGMVAGWLITKGIVLPMFGIAIFPSVWVIVPLVLLLGGLIGAANGWIITRYNVAPFICTLGTMYILRGAAMLTSGGETFPGLQGNPQLGNTGFDQIGAGYFLGLPYAIWMMIVLALVIAYIARRLPFGRQVYAIGDNERAAELSGVRVKRVKIMVYALSGFCAAIAGIVVSSQLVASHPANGTSFEMNAIAAVVLGGTSLAGGRGTIVGTLIGAFVIGFLADGLIMMGVSEFWQMVIKGIVIIIAVIIDQMQNRMQQKAAVVAQKALIEEGGASRAG; this is translated from the coding sequence ATGAAAAATACCACGACGGCCACGCTGGCCGCACCCACGGCAAAGGCCTTTAACTCGCGCGAGAGCCTGATCCTGCTGCTGTTAAAAATGCGCACCTTTATCGCGCTGTTCCTGATCGTCGGGTTCTTTGCCATTACAGTGCCGGATTTCCTTGCGGTGGGCAGCATGGTCATCATGATTAAACATATCGCCATCAATGCCTTCCTTGCCCTCGGCATCACCTTTGTGATTATCACCGCCGGCATCGATCTTTCCATCGGCGCCACGCTCGGGCTGTGCGGCATGGTCGCGGGTTGGCTGATCACCAAAGGCATTGTGCTGCCGATGTTTGGCATCGCCATCTTCCCCAGCGTTTGGGTGATTGTGCCGCTAGTGCTATTGCTGGGCGGGCTGATCGGCGCCGCCAACGGCTGGATCATTACCCGCTATAACGTAGCGCCGTTCATCTGCACCCTCGGCACCATGTACATCCTGCGCGGTGCGGCGATGCTGACATCAGGTGGCGAGACCTTCCCCGGCCTGCAGGGCAATCCGCAGCTCGGCAATACCGGCTTTGACCAGATTGGCGCCGGTTATTTCCTCGGCCTGCCATACGCTATTTGGATGATGATCGTACTGGCATTGGTCATTGCCTACATTGCCCGCCGCCTGCCGTTTGGCCGCCAGGTATACGCCATCGGCGATAACGAACGCGCCGCCGAACTCTCTGGGGTGCGAGTAAAACGTGTGAAGATCATGGTGTATGCGCTCTCGGGCTTCTGCGCGGCGATCGCTGGGATCGTGGTCTCTTCCCAGTTAGTCGCCAGCCACCCGGCCAACGGCACCTCGTTTGAGATGAACGCCATTGCGGCGGTGGTGCTGGGCGGCACTTCACTGGCGGGCGGGCGCGGCACGATTGTCGGCACGCTGATCGGGGCGTTCGTTATCGGCTTCCTGGCGGACGGGCTGATCATGATGGGCGTCAGCGAATTTTGGCAGATGGTGATCAAGGGCATTGTGATCATCATTGCGGTGATCATCGACCAAATGCAGAACCGCATGCAGCAAAAAGCCGCGGTCGTCGCGCAAAAGGCGCTGATTGAGGAAGGTGGCGCGAGCCGAGCGGGCTGA
- a CDS encoding LysR family transcriptional regulator: MDKLTSMGVFVKAAELGSFAAAANTLKISPQMVAKNVAWLEARLGARLLNRTTRRQSLTDIGRNYYERCKIVLAEAETADAVALEMKTSPSGIIKVNAPLTFGSYSLPRFIDGYLAEYPDTEIELTLSDRIVDPIEEGFEVIIRIGELADSSMVAWPLRPYRLITCASPGYLAKAGVPETPSDLIHHSCLVYGIWSPSMPCRWVFSRNGKTEEIKPTGRFRSNDWKALLHAAIAGNGITLGPEDVLNDEIQQGRLVQVLPHYEGPSRPMHVLLPAGLRPTVKIKSFVDAMRKQFGLKGPSPR, encoded by the coding sequence GTGGACAAGCTAACCAGCATGGGGGTTTTCGTAAAAGCAGCCGAACTGGGTTCCTTTGCCGCAGCAGCCAATACGTTAAAAATATCCCCGCAGATGGTGGCAAAAAACGTTGCGTGGCTCGAAGCCCGACTTGGCGCCAGATTATTGAATCGCACCACGCGTCGTCAGAGCCTGACCGACATCGGGCGTAACTACTATGAAAGATGTAAGATCGTGCTGGCAGAAGCCGAAACGGCTGATGCCGTAGCACTTGAAATGAAAACATCCCCTTCAGGTATCATCAAAGTCAACGCGCCGCTGACCTTTGGTTCATATTCCTTACCCCGCTTTATTGATGGTTATCTCGCCGAATATCCTGATACCGAGATTGAGCTTACATTAAGCGACCGTATCGTCGATCCGATTGAAGAAGGATTCGAAGTCATTATCAGGATAGGGGAGCTTGCCGATAGTTCAATGGTCGCCTGGCCCCTGCGCCCTTATCGGCTTATCACCTGCGCTTCACCCGGTTACCTAGCAAAAGCAGGGGTACCAGAAACACCATCCGATCTTATTCATCATTCTTGCCTGGTTTATGGTATTTGGTCACCCTCTATGCCTTGCCGCTGGGTTTTTAGCAGAAATGGCAAAACGGAAGAAATAAAACCAACGGGAAGGTTCCGCTCAAATGATTGGAAAGCCCTTCTCCACGCGGCTATAGCAGGCAATGGCATCACCTTGGGGCCGGAAGACGTACTGAACGATGAAATTCAACAAGGCCGCCTGGTGCAAGTTTTGCCACACTATGAAGGGCCAAGCCGCCCGATGCATGTATTATTACCCGCAGGGCTGCGGCCAACGGTGAAAATAAAAAGTTTTGTTGATGCAATGCGAAAACAATTTGGTCTTAAAGGCCCTTCGCCAAGGTAA